From the genome of Neodiprion pinetum isolate iyNeoPine1 chromosome 3, iyNeoPine1.2, whole genome shotgun sequence, one region includes:
- the Sec71 gene encoding brefeldin A-inhibited guanine nucleotide-exchange protein 1: MQNNSKTREMFIVRALEKILADRDIKRSHLSQLKKSCESALDDLRNEIKEVPTVTGEETTSNALPLPKSDSNVISAEKYFLPFELACQSKSPRIVVTALDCLQKLIAYGHLTGNVPDSTEPNKLLIVRIVETICDCFMGPQTDEGIQLQIIKALLTVMTSQHVEVHERTVLQTIRTVYNVYLASRNLVNQTTARATLTQMINVIFARMESQAEEESLRAENEQQETLAATAGETESEAVINEESSISDPTEAHMLVKSILDQMVNTIVPEDPSPVLASDEVSLDQVPTDDTTDENTVESDNMVTAKFTHVLQKDAFLVFRALCKLSMKPLPDGTPDPKSHELRSKILSLQLLLGILQNAGPVLRSNEMFVIAIKQYLCVALSKNGVSSVPEVFELSLALFLALLARFKVHLKMQIEVFFKEIFMNILETSSSSFEHKWMVIHALTRICADAQSVVDIYVNYDCDLSAANLFERLVNDLSKIAQGRQALELGASPNQEKSMRIRGLECLVSILKCMVEWSRDLYVNPSVPADQQPPSEPPDPPLEPPLPHYGSAGSLSSANSSLTGNKEIPDSPEQYEVQKHQKEVWEAGIDIFNRKPSKGVQYLQEQGLLGGSIDEVARWLHIDDRLDKTAIGDFLGDHNHNQVMYSYVDQMEFADRDLVTALRYFLEGFRLPGEAQKIDRLMEKFASRYCECNPNNGLFTSADTAYVLGFSIIMLTTDLHSPQVKNKMTKEQYIKLNRRISDNEDLPEEYLSKIYDEIAGNEIKMKSNPNRPGKQVISSEKKRRLLWNMEMEVISTAAKNLMESVSHVQAPFTTAKHLEHVRPMFKMAWTPFLAAFSVGLQDCDDPEIASLCLDGIRCAIRITCIFHMSLERDAYVQALARFTLLTANSPIMEMKAKNIDTIKTLITVAHTDGNYLGGSWLDVVKCISQLELAQLIGTGIRPQLLGPPSKPHFPSPLANLTSLSHNNSHQTNSLILSSLDPSVKESIGETSSQSVVVAVDRIFTGSMRLDGDAIVEFVKALCQVSLEELAHPTQPRMFSLTKIVEISYYNMGRIRLQWSRIWQVLGDHFDTVGCSPRQDIAFFAVDSLRQLATKFIEKGEFANFRFQKDFLRPFEHIMKKNRSPTIRDMVVRCVAQMVQSQAPNIRSGWKNIFSVFHHAASDRDEAVVDLAFSTTGKIINELYAEHFGIMVDSFQDAVKCLSEFACNASFPDTSMEAIRLIRSCASYIDANPTLFAEGMMDDNGTVSEEDRAWVRGWFPLLFELSCVVSRCKLDVRTRALTVLFDVVKTHGASFKPHWWKDLFQVLFRIFDNMKLPEQHTEKAEWMTTTCNHALYAIVDVFSQFYDTLGPLLLEQLYAQLLWCVQQDNEQLARSGTNCLENLVISNGIKFTELTWEKTCRCVFSIFDSTLPTALLTWKPHSSNKESDLEVINGDFDGHMGILKRTVSTQSLAANDDHITRLFSALLIKCVVQLELIQTIDNIVFYPATSRKEDQENLALAQADMLNGRTPELGGKGGGDQQKEEQGMYCALTSPHLLQLVECLLKSHRFAKSFNTNHEQRNNLWKAGFRGNVKPNLLKQETQSLACALRILLKMYSDEARRDDWAKVESRLVEVSKEALEYFLALSSEAHRDAWTPILLLLLTRVLKMYDSRFAVHASNCYPLLCEVMCFDLKPELRSVLRRFFLRIGPVFRITPQ; the protein is encoded by the exons ATGCAAAATAACTCCAAAACCAGAGAGATGTTTATCGTTCGTGCTCTCGAAAAAATACTCGCCGACCGCGATATCAAGCGGTCGCACCTTTCACAGCTTAAAAAATCATGCGAATCTGCTCTCG ACGATCTGCGCAATGAGATTAAAGAAGTTCCAACTGTCACGGGTGAGGAAACCACATCCAATGCTCTTCCGTTGCCCAAAAGTGACTCTAATGTCATTTCGgcagagaaatattttctgcCATTTGAACTGGCCTGCCAAAGCAAGTCCCCTCGGATCGTGGTCACCGCATTGGATTGTTTGCAGAAATTAATAGCTTATGGCCACCTTACTGGGAATGTTCCCGACTCTACTGAGCCTAACAAATTGCTAATTGTTCGTATTGTTGAGACGATATGCGACTGTTTTATGGGACCCCAAACGGACGAAGGAATTCAGCTGCAGATTATAAAAGCCCTTTTAACCGTTATGACCAGTCAACATGTGGAAGTTCACGAGAGGACCGTTCTGCAAACTATTCGCACAGTTTACAATGTTTACCTTGCATCCAGAAATCTAGTTAACCAAACAACTGCAAGAGCAACTCTAACGCAAATGATTAATGTGATTTTCGCTCGCATGGAATCTCAAGCG GAGGAAGAATCTTTGAGAGCTGAAAACGAGCAGCAGGAAACTTTGGCAGCTACTGCAGGTGAAACAGAATCTGAAGCTGTGATAAACGAGGAGTCTTCAATAAGTGATCCTACAGAAGCACATATGTTAGTGAAATCTATTCTTGATCAGATGGTGAACACCATTGTGCCTGAGGACCCAAGCCCAGTATTAGCTTCCGACGAAGTTTCGCTTGATCAAGTACCGACTGATGACACAACCGATGAAAACACTGTGGAAAGTGATAATATGGTCACAGCAAAATTCACTCATGTCCTGCAAAAAGATGCCTTTCTTGTATTCAGGGCACTCTGCAAACTTTCTATGAAGCCTCTGCCTGATGGGACACCAGATCCAAA GTCCCATGAGCttcgttcaaaaattttgtcactTCAGTTGCTTTTGGGTATCCTACAGAATGCAGGTCCAGTATTGCGATCGAATGAAATGTTTGTGATAGCTATAAAGCAATACTTATGTGTTGCACTATCTAAAAATGGGGTCTCATCCGTGCCTGAAGTTTTTGAGCTGTCCCTAGCCCTGTTCTTGGCCCTACTGGCGCGGTTCAAAGTTCACTTGAAAATGCAGATAGAGGTGTTcttcaaagaaattttcatgaaCATATTAGAAACTTCCAGTTCATCCTTCGAGCACAAATGGATGGTCATACATGCTCTGACACGGATTTGTGCAGATGCTCAAAGCGTTGTGGACATCTATGTTAATTATGATTGCGACCTTTCAGCAGCAAACTTATTTGAAAG GCTTGTTAATGATCTATCCAAAATCGCCCAGGGCCGTCAAGCATTGGAATTAGGCGCCTCCCCTAATCAGGAAAAGTCTATGCGCATTCGAGGCCTAGAATGTCTAGTTTCGATATTAAAATGCATGGTCGAGTGGAGCAGAGACCTTTACGTTAATCCTAGCGTGCCTGCGGACCAACAGCCACCTTCCGAGCCCCCTGATCCTCCCCTTGAACCGCCCTTGCCTCACTATGGTAGTGCGGGTAGCCTTTCATCCGCAAATTCAAGCTTGACAGGAAATAAAGAGATCCCAGATTCCCCAGAGCAATATGAAGTCCAAAAGCACCAAAAAGAAGTCTGGGAAGCTGGAATTGACAT ATTCAATCGAAAACCGAGCAAAGGTGTCCAGTACTTACAGGAACAGGGTCTGCTTGGTGGGTCGATAGATGAAGTGGCTCGTTGGCTACACATAGATGACCGCCTGGATAAAACAGCGATTGGCGATTTCTTGGGTGACCATAATCATAACCAAGTTATGTATAGCTACGTGGATCAGATGGAATTTGCAGACAGGGATCTAGTCACCGCTCTTAGATATTTTCTTGAGGGCTTCCGGCTCCCTGGAGAGGCTCAGAAGATTGATAGACTTATGGAGAAATTTGCTAGTCGATATTGCGAGTGCAATCCAAA TAATGGTTTATTCACGAGTGCCGACACTGCCTACGTCCTTGGTTTTTCTATTATAATGCTGACGACTGATCTGCACTCACCgcaagttaaaaataaaatgactaAAGAACAGTACATCAAACTAAATCGTCGCATAAGTGATAATGAAGATTTACCAGAAGAgtatttgtcgaaaatttatgaTGAAATTGCTggcaatgaaattaaaatgaaatctAATCCAAATCGGCCTGGGAAACAAG TAATATctagtgaaaaaaaacgacgtCTCTTATGGAATATGGAGATGGAAGTTATTTCAACAGCTGCTAAAAACTTGATGGAATCAGTGAGCCATGTTCAAGCACCTTTCACCACGGCAAAACACCTTGAACACGTACGTCCAATGTTCAAAATGGCATGGACGCCTTTTTTGGCTGCCTTTAGTGTTGGGTTACAGGATTGTGACGATCCAGAAATAGCTTCACTCTGCCTTGATGGTATCCGATGTGCAATTCGCATCACTTGTATATTTCACATGTCG ctTGAACGTGACGCATATGTACAAGCACTTGCCAGATTCACATTGCTGACAGCAAACTCTCCGATAATGGAAATGAAAGCGAAAAATATAGATACCATTAAAACTCTCATCACAGTCGCTCACACAGACGGCAACTATCTTGGAGGATCGTGGTTGGACGTTGTAAAATGCATCTCCCAGCTGGAGCTAGCCCAATTAATTGGAACTGGTATCAGACCACAGCTTCTCGGACCACCTTCTAAGCCTCATTTTCCCTCACCACTAGCAAATCTTACTAGTCTAAGCCACAACAACTCCCATCAAACGAACAGTCTGATCCTCAGCTCTCTGGATC CAAGTGTCAAAGAGTCAATAGGAGAAACCAGTTCACAAAGTGTGGTTGTAGCTGTAGACAGAATATTTACTGGCTCTATGAGACTAGATGGCGATGCCATAGTAGAATTTGTAAAAGCTCTTTGCCAGGTTTCGCTGGAAGAGCTTGCGCATCCTACACAGCCCCGGATGTTTTCTTTAACAAAAATAGTCGAGATTTCTTACTATAACATGGGCCGAATTAGACTGCAATGGTCTAGGATTTGGCAGGTGCTAGGGGACCATTTTGACACCGTTGGATGCAGTCCTAGACAAGACATTGCGTTTTTTGCCGTCGATTCTCTGAGACAGCTAGCAACTAAGTTTATTGAAAAAGGCGAATTCGCCAACTTCAGATTCCAAAAAGATTTCTTAAGACCATTCGAGCACattatgaagaaaaatagaTCACCAACGATCAGAGACATGGTCGTCAGATGTGTTGCTCAAATGGTACAGTCACAGGCACCGAATATACGCTCtggatggaaaaatatattcagcgTATTTCATCACGCCGCTAGCGATCGTGATGAAGCTGTTGTTGATCTTGCTTTCTCTACAactggaaaaataatta ATGAACTCTATGCCGAACATTTTGGCATTATGGTTGATTCGTTTCAAGACGCTGTCAAGTGCCTTAGTGAATTCGCTTGCAATGCGTCATTTCCTGATACAAGCATGGAAGCGATTAGACTGATTCGTTCCTGTGCATCATATATTGATGCGAATCCTACATTGTTTGCCGAAGGAATGATGGATGACAATGGAACTGTGTCAGAAGAGGACAGAGCTtgg gtAAGAGGCTGGTTTCCTCTGTTATTTGAATTGTCTTGCGTCGTAAGCAGGTGCAAACTAGATGTTAGAACTAGAGCTCTGACTGTCCTATTTGATGTCGTCAAAACGCATGGAGCTTCGTTTAAGCCTCATTGGTGGAAGGACCTTTTCCAGGTTCTCTTCAGGATCTTTGACAACATGAAGCTGCCGGAACAGCACACAGAG AAAGCGGAATGGATGACGACAACCTGCAACCACGCGTTGTATGCGATAGTCGATGTATTTTCTCAATTCTATGATACTTTGGGCCCTCTATTGCTAGAACAATTGTATGCTCAGCTTCTTTGGTGTGTGCAGCAAGACAACGAACAGCTAGCTCGATCAGGGACAAATTGTTTGGAAAATTTAGTAATAAGTAACGGTATCAAATTCACTGAATTAACATGGGAGAAAACTTGTCGTTGTGTTTTTAGTATTTTTGACAGCACTTTACCGACAGCTCTGCTCACCTGGAAACCACATTCTTCTAACAAAGAATCAGACCTTGAAGTAATAAATGGAGATTTCGACGGGCATATGGGAATTTTAAAACGAACAGTCAGTACACAGAGCCTGGCTGCCAACGACGATCACATAACAAGACTTTTCTCTGCTCTTCTAATTAAGTGTGTAGTTCAGCTCGAACTGATCCAGACAATCGACAACATTGTTTTTTACCCCGCTACTTCGAGAAAGGAAGACCAAGAAAATTTGGCGCTTGCTCAAGCAGACATGTTAAACGGTCGTACGCCAGAACTTGGTGGTAAGGGTGGCGGAGATCAGCAGAAAGAGGAGCAAGGAATGTATTGCGCTCTAACATCTCCACATTTGCTGCAGTTAGTAGAGTGCCTCTTGAAATCTCATCGTTTTGCTAAAAGTTTCAACACAAACCATGAACAGCGTAATAATCTTTGGAAAGCTGGGTTCAGAGGAAACGTAAAGCCAAACCTTTTGAAACAAGAAACTCAGTCGCTGGCATGTGCGCTGCGGATTTTGCTAAAAATGTATAGCGACGAGGCACGCCGAGACGACTGGGCCAAGGTAGAGTCTCGTTTGGTGGAAGTGTCTAAAGAAGCCTTAGAGTATTTCTTGGCTCTATCCAGCGAGGCTCACCGAGACGCTTGGACACCGATTCTTCTGCTCCTGCTGACCagagttttgaaaatgtacGACAGCAGGTTTGCTGTTCATGCATCCAACTGTTACCCGCTTTTATGCGAAGTAATGTGTTTTGATCTCAAGCCCGAATTACGTTCGGTTCTCAGAAGATTTTTCCTGAGAATTGGCCCCGTATTTAGGATCACCCCACAGTGA
- the LOC124214837 gene encoding membrane protein BRI3, producing MEKQPLKPGNDRPPPYSATEPPIISTNPPQAGSWQPPPGYYPRNGTPIQGSYLPSYGATEPATTTTVIVPEIILVGACPACRVGMLEDDYTCLGLFCAIFFFPLGILFCLALKNRRCSNCGAYFG from the exons ATGGAAAAACAACCCTTAAAACCAGGAAATGATAGGCCTCCACCCTACTCTGCAACTGAACCTCCGATCATTTCGACAAATCCGCCGCAAG CTGGTTCGTGGCAGCCACCTCCGGGGTATTATCCGCGAAATGGAACACCTATCCAGGGTTCCTACTTGCCATCCTACGGAGCAACTGAACCTGCGACCACAACGACTGTGATTGTCCCCGAAATAATCCTCGTCGGCGCCTGCCCTGCCTGCAGA GTGGGCATGCTGGAGGATGATTATACGTGTCTGGGCCTCTTCTGtgcgatatttttctttccacttGGAATATTGTTTTGTCTGGCTTTGAAAAATCGGAGATGTTCAAATTGTGGCGCTTACTTCGGTTGA